One window of the Actinomyces wuliandei genome contains the following:
- a CDS encoding helix-turn-helix domain-containing protein yields MPRKPKPLEPLDREVIDILAARQKAAGVSQRRLAREAGMSLNRVGIIFRAEGPAPTVGELAVIAEVLELQSSEIIREAERRLRGRVAGPQPDAQAATAQPEPRAARTVGDRPEHAASRQWDDVGEESQLPHEE; encoded by the coding sequence GTGCCAAGGAAGCCAAAGCCGCTGGAACCGCTTGATCGCGAGGTGATCGACATCCTGGCTGCCCGCCAGAAGGCCGCCGGGGTCTCACAGCGTCGGCTGGCCCGCGAGGCGGGGATGTCGCTCAACCGGGTCGGCATTATCTTTCGGGCAGAGGGTCCCGCGCCGACGGTGGGCGAGCTGGCAGTGATCGCGGAGGTGCTGGAGCTTCAGAGCTCAGAGATAATCCGTGAGGCCGAGCGTCGCCTTCGCGGGCGGGTCGCAGGTCCGCAGCCCGACGCCCAGGCAGCCACGGCGCAGCCGGAGCCCCGGGCTGCCCGAACTGTCGGGGACCGCCCGGAGCACGCCGCGTCGCGCCAGTGGGACGACGTCGGTGAGGAGTCACAACTTCCCCACGAGGAGTGA